One genomic window of Glycine max cultivar Williams 82 chromosome 16, Glycine_max_v4.0, whole genome shotgun sequence includes the following:
- the LOC100800539 gene encoding probable aminotransferase ACS12 produces the protein MTQSRKPRKPNPQAREAQQNHPSSSFSSSGMKLIVPLQGVVQGRGGLLLGTLVPCALFYFLQLYLKRRRSNFSPPSPSEPTLPRTSSRSSLSTRGSISRVRVSKLATQISRPDESLYYVGLERVSRDPYDALENPNGIIQLGLSDNKLCLDLIGEWVARNLEGSISGGVGLGINGIVPYQTFDGVMELKMALSDFMHQVIGGSVKFDPSNMVLTAGATPAIEILSFCLADHGNAFLVPTPYYPGFDRDVRWRPGVDLIPVHCRSTDNFDLNITALEQAFSQARKRGVKVRGILISNPSNPVGNMMTQDMLYSLLDFAEEKNIHIIADEVFAGSTYGSEKFVSIAEILNSDYIDKSRVHIIYGLSKDLSLAGFRVGVICSFNESVLAAAKKLSRFSSISAPTQRLVTSMLSDKRFIREYFETNQKRIRQVHDEFVGCLSKLGIKCAKSSAGMYCWADMSGLIRPYSEKGEIELWEKFLSVAKINITPGSACHCIEPGWFRICFTTITLEEIPLVIERVRKVVESCDSSS, from the exons ATGACCCAGAGCAGAAAGCCCAGAAAGCCCAACCCGCAAGCCCGCGAAGCCCAACAGAACCACCCTTCTTCTTCGTTCTCCAGCTCCGGCATGAAACTCATCGTCCCCCTCCAGGGCGTGGTTCAGGGACGCGGAGGCCTTCTCCTCGGGACTCTCGTCCCCTGCGCGCTCTTCTACTTCCTCCAGCTCTACCTCAAACGACGCCGTTCCAACTTCTCCCCTCCCTCCCCCTCCGAACCCACCCTCCCACGCACCTCCTCCCGCTCCAGTTTGTCGACACGTGGCTCCATTTCCCGTGTCCGGGTCTCCAAGCTCGCCACGCAGATTTCCAGACCCGACGAGTCGCTCTATTACGTCGGGTTGGAGAGGGTTTCGCGAGATCCCTACGACGCGTTGGAGAATCCCAATGGGATTATTCAGTTGGGCTTGTCGGATAACAAG CTGTGCTTGGATTTGATAGGGGAATGGGTGGCACGGAACTTGGAAGGGTCCATCAGTGGCGGTGTTGGTCTGGGAATCAATGGGATTGTGCCGTATCAGACGTTTGATGGGGTCATGGAATTGAAAATG GCTTTGTCAGATTTTATGCATCAGGTGATTGGGGGATCAGTGAAATTTGACCCATCTAACATGGTACTAACAGCTGGGGCAACTCCTGCAATTGAGATATTGTCCTTCTGTTTGGCAGACCATGGAAATGCATTCCTTGTCCCTACACCATATTATCCTGG CTTTGACAGAGATGTAAGATGGCGTCCTGGGGTAGACCTAATACCTGTTCATTGTCGCAGTACTGACAATTTCGATTTAAATATCACTGCTCTTGAACAAGCATTTAGTCAAGCAAGAAAACGAGGAGTCAAAGTTCGTGGAATTCTAATTTCCAACCCTTCAAATCCTGTTGGCAATATGATGACACAAGACATGCTTTACAGTCTTTTAGACTTTGctgaagagaaaaatattcatATCATTGCTGATGAAGTATTTGCAGGCTCCACGTATGGAAGTGAGAAGTTTGTGAGCATAGCTGAAATTCTTAATTCAGATTATATAGACAAGAGCCGGGTCCATATAATATATGGTCTGTCAAAAGACCTTTCGCTTGCTGGCTTTAGAGTCGGGGTTATATGTTCATTCAATGAGAGTGTTTTGGCTGCTGCCAAGAAGTTGAGTAGATTTTCCTCTATATCCGCTCCGACCCAGAGGTTAGTTACTTCAATGCTTTCAGATAAAAGATTTATTCGGGAGTACTTTGAAACCAACCAGAAAAGAATACGACAAGTGCACGATGAATTTGTGGGTTGTTTAAGTAAACTAGGAATCAAGTGTGCCAAGAGCAGTGCTGGTATGTACTGTTGGGCTGATATGAGTGGATTAATCCGACCTTATAGTGAGAAAGGAGAAATTGAATTATGGGAGAAGTTTTTGAGTGTTGCTAAGATCAATATAACTCCTGGGTCAGCCTGCCATTGCATAGAACCAGGATGGTTTAGGATTTGTTTTACCACTATAACATTAGAGGAGATCCCTTTGGTAATTGAACGAGTTAGGAAAGTTGTTGAAAGTTGTGATTCTTCTAGTTGA
- the LOC100785007 gene encoding box C/D snoRNA protein 1: MSVSASQTEEQVSTRKPTTLCEECKSNPSKYTCPGCSLHSCSLPCVKSHKERTGCSGKRNQTQFLPLSKFDDSVLLSDYNLLEEVKRVAESAQRMRNKLGIYAYFKLPRYLRSLKNAAGSRRTKLMFLPNGMSKREKNRSQYDQRKKFISWTIELHFHSTDIVLLDHGVDENTSFYSILEKHLMPGPWKNQLKQFCEVQLDCLKLFIRKYPKGPKSPFKELDIKAPIRQQLANIVILEFPVVFVFLPSHRINFEVIKDVNTSKHKSLQKDCEDNQIPQGLSFREEVIEDDNNSADPQVLDLMKQVESSLLHEVMTQNMSSEKAPNDSSEKSLFEGATGGNLSHSLMETNELKFSEDMAFDFDQDLMDFYTDILDQTNPGDLFDFDSEFANKAENEIDLIGTSELFPLPEELEEGEILE, encoded by the exons ATGTCTGTTTCTGCGTCACAAACCGAAGAACAAGTCTCAACTAGAAAACCAACAACACTGTGTGAAGAATGCAAATCGAACCCATCGAAATACACGTGCCCTGGTTGCTCCTTACACTCGTGCAGTCTTCCATGCGTGAAGTCTCACAAAGAGCGAACTGGGTGTAGTGGCAAGAGGAACCAGACTCAGTTTCTTCCTCTTTCGAAGTTTGATGACAGTGTCCTGTTATCTG ACTATAATTTGCTGGAGGAGGTGAAGAGGGTGGCTGAATCTGCTCAAAGAATGAGAAATAAATTGGGCATTTATGCCTATTTTAAGTTACCTCGTTACCTTAGAAGCCTAAAGAATGCTGCTGGGAGCAGGAGAACCAAACTGATGTTTCTCCCTAATGGAATGtctaaaagagagaagaacCGGTCTCAATATGACCAAAg GAAGAAGTTTATATCTTGGACAATTGAATTACATTTTCACTCAACAGATATTGTTTTACTCGACCATGG AGTTGATGAAAATACAAGCTTTTACTCCATTCTAGAGAAGCACCTCATGCCTGGTCCTTGGAAGAATCAGCTAAAGCAATTCTGTGAAGTCCAGCTGGATTGTCTAAAGCTTTTCATTCGTAAATACCCGAAG GGTCCCAAGTCACCTTTCAAAGAGTTGGATATAAAAGCGCCAATCAGACAACAATTAGCAAATATAGTCATTTTGGAGTTTcctgttgtttttgttttcttgccaTCTCATAGAATCAATTTTGAAGTTATTAAGGATGTCAATACCAGCAAGCATAAATCACTGCAGAAAGATTGTGAAGACAACCAAATCCCTCAAGGTTTATCATTTAGGGAGGAAGTGATAGAAGATGACAACAACTCTGCAGATCCTCAGGTTCTTGATCTCATGAAGCAAGTGGAATCAAGTTTATTGCATGAAGTGATGACCCAAAATATGAGTTCTGAGAAAGCACCAAATGATTCCTCAGAGAAGTCTCTGTTTGAAGGAGCTACTGGGGGTAATCTTTCGCATTCTTTGATGGAAACCAATGAACTAAAATTCTCTGAAGATATGGCATTTGACTTTGATCAGGATTTGATGGATTTCTATACTGATATATTGGATCAGACAAATCCTGGTGATCTTTTTGATTTTGATAGTGAATTTGCCAataaagcagaaaatgaaattgatttaattGGTACTAGTGAATTATTCCCTTTGCCAGAGGAATTGGAGGAAGGggaaattttagaataa